Proteins encoded within one genomic window of Variovorax sp. OAS795:
- the mdlC gene encoding benzoylformate decarboxylase, translating to MTAPVPHAVVATATQPATNTTTVREAVFDLMRRFGMTSVFANPGSTELPMFRDFPSDFRYILGLQEACVVGMADGYAQATRNAAFVNLHSAAGVGNAMGNIFTAYKNRTPMVITAGQQARSILPFDPFLSSAQATELPKPYVKWSIEPARAEDVPLAIARAYYLAMMPPCGPVLVSVPVDDWDQRAELVPTRVVSTRTRAEPELIARISAALEASERPAFVVGAAADRDGAWNEVVALAEAHNARVWVAPMSGRCSFPEDHRLFAGFLPAMRERIVELLDGHDLIVAIGAPAFAYHVEGAGPHVPAGAALCQLTEDPDTAAWAPVGISAVGSIRLGVLDLLALPPKKTRPLPLARKAAPRAEPTPLMSVAYVLQTLAEARRPEDIVVEEAPSARPVMQAHLPFTRSETFYTMDSGGLGYGMPASVGVALGKPGGRVICLIGDGSSMYSIQALWSAAQNKLPITFVILNNRRYAALQDFAPVFGFSPTDVVQGTELPDLDFQSLAKGMGCAALRVTDPADLRKALDEGLSSDTPCVVEVRVA from the coding sequence ATGACCGCACCCGTACCGCACGCCGTCGTCGCAACGGCCACGCAGCCCGCAACAAACACCACCACCGTCCGCGAGGCCGTGTTCGACTTGATGCGCCGCTTCGGAATGACCTCCGTGTTCGCGAATCCGGGGTCGACCGAGCTTCCGATGTTCCGCGACTTCCCGAGCGACTTCCGCTACATCCTCGGTCTGCAGGAAGCCTGCGTGGTCGGCATGGCGGACGGCTATGCGCAGGCGACTCGAAACGCTGCGTTCGTGAATCTTCACTCGGCGGCCGGCGTGGGCAACGCCATGGGCAACATCTTCACCGCCTACAAGAACCGCACGCCCATGGTGATCACGGCCGGGCAGCAGGCGCGTTCGATCCTTCCCTTCGACCCGTTCCTGTCTTCGGCCCAGGCGACCGAACTGCCGAAGCCCTACGTCAAATGGAGCATCGAGCCCGCCCGTGCAGAAGACGTGCCGCTTGCGATCGCCCGGGCCTACTACCTGGCCATGATGCCGCCTTGCGGCCCGGTCCTGGTGTCGGTGCCCGTCGACGACTGGGACCAACGCGCAGAGTTGGTTCCGACCCGGGTCGTGAGCACCCGAACGCGTGCGGAGCCCGAACTGATCGCCCGGATCTCGGCTGCGCTGGAAGCAAGCGAGCGCCCGGCATTCGTGGTGGGCGCTGCAGCCGACCGGGACGGCGCGTGGAACGAAGTCGTCGCACTGGCAGAGGCTCACAACGCACGCGTGTGGGTCGCTCCGATGTCCGGGCGCTGCAGCTTTCCGGAAGACCATCGCTTGTTCGCCGGCTTCCTTCCGGCAATGCGCGAGCGGATCGTCGAATTGCTCGACGGCCACGATCTCATCGTGGCCATCGGCGCGCCGGCCTTCGCTTATCACGTCGAAGGTGCGGGACCCCATGTGCCTGCCGGCGCAGCCCTCTGCCAGTTGACCGAGGATCCCGATACGGCCGCCTGGGCGCCTGTCGGCATCTCGGCAGTCGGCAGCATCCGGTTGGGCGTGCTCGACCTGCTGGCCCTGCCGCCGAAGAAGACCCGTCCGCTTCCACTCGCGAGAAAGGCCGCGCCGCGCGCAGAGCCGACGCCGTTGATGTCGGTAGCCTATGTGCTCCAGACGCTCGCCGAAGCAAGAAGGCCGGAAGACATCGTGGTCGAAGAGGCACCGAGCGCAAGGCCTGTGATGCAGGCCCATCTGCCCTTCACGCGCAGCGAAACCTTCTACACGATGGACAGCGGCGGCCTCGGCTACGGCATGCCCGCGTCTGTGGGCGTTGCCTTGGGCAAACCGGGAGGCCGGGTCATCTGCCTGATCGGTGACGGATCCAGCATGTACTCCATCCAAGCGCTTTGGAGCGCGGCGCAGAACAAGCTGCCGATCACCTTCGTGATCCTGAACAACCGCCGCTACGCCGCACTCCAGGACTTCGCACCGGTATTTGGCTTTTCGCCCACCGATGTCGTGCAGGGCACCGAACTCCCCGACCTGGACTTCCAGTCGCTGGCCAAAGGGATGGGATGCGCGGCATTGCGCGTGACCGATCCGGCCGATCTGCGCAAGGCACTCGACGAAGGCTTGTCCAGTGACACGCCATGCGTCGTGGAGGTCCGGGTCGCCTGA
- a CDS encoding LysR family transcriptional regulator, with translation MTFDLQQLVAFNAIVSSGSLGRAADALNITQPALSRTIRRLEEQAGAPLFERHSKGMQLTDVGRALQPHALLLQRESEHASENIKAMLGLAKGTIRVGAVGSIACLVLPLAIGRTCKKWPNLQVQIIEGVWDRLADALVSHEIDLALGVDTEDTGEIVAVKDCRWEDTSYVVAGRHHPLRKKPKLKLSDTLSERWAILPKGTGPFEHMKSVFARQNLALPNVVVETRSVMALKSLIGHSGFLGWMPAPMYDAERKAGLIDALDIPGASDKRILTAFRRRAGMLPGPSVKLLEELRAVTLVSLKHDRP, from the coding sequence ATGACTTTCGATCTGCAACAGCTCGTCGCTTTCAACGCCATCGTTTCGTCGGGCAGCCTTGGGCGAGCGGCCGATGCGCTGAACATCACTCAACCTGCGCTGAGCCGCACGATTCGCAGATTGGAGGAGCAAGCCGGCGCACCGCTGTTCGAGCGCCATTCGAAGGGAATGCAGCTCACCGATGTGGGCCGCGCGCTGCAGCCGCATGCACTGCTGCTGCAGCGTGAATCGGAGCACGCAAGCGAGAACATCAAGGCCATGCTCGGGCTGGCGAAGGGCACCATCCGCGTCGGTGCAGTCGGGAGCATCGCTTGCCTTGTGCTTCCCTTGGCCATCGGCCGGACTTGCAAGAAATGGCCGAACCTTCAGGTTCAGATCATCGAAGGCGTGTGGGATCGGCTGGCGGACGCGCTCGTCTCGCACGAGATCGACCTCGCGCTCGGGGTCGACACCGAGGACACGGGCGAGATCGTTGCCGTCAAGGACTGCCGATGGGAAGACACCAGCTACGTCGTCGCGGGCCGTCACCACCCTCTGCGCAAGAAACCGAAGCTGAAGCTGTCAGACACGCTTTCCGAGCGCTGGGCGATCCTTCCAAAGGGAACCGGACCCTTCGAGCACATGAAGAGCGTGTTTGCGCGGCAGAACCTTGCGCTGCCCAACGTGGTCGTCGAGACCCGTTCGGTGATGGCGCTCAAGAGCTTGATCGGCCACTCGGGTTTTCTTGGATGGATGCCGGCGCCGATGTACGACGCGGAGCGAAAGGCCGGACTGATCGATGCCCTCGACATCCCCGGCGCAAGCGACAAAAGAATCTTGACCGCTTTCCGGAGGCGGGCAGGCATGCTGCCCGGCCCTTCGGTCAAGCTTCTCGAGGAACTCCGGGCGGTAACGCTCGTGTCCCTAAAACACGACAGGCCATGA
- a CDS encoding PHB depolymerase family esterase produces MNPLFAGLMDKAAHLTRHGRLAEATEAIQRALRSGAAPQPPAPEGPNPPKADADIIEVEARVIDVERPKQSPRPAERTEQWARGTFSHQGRTIDYMLFVPGPAAEQRETPQPLVVMLHGCTQNAADFAAGTRMNEHARACGAMVLYPEQAQRANGQKCWNWFKSQHQQRGRGEPALLAALTQHITQQQHADPRRVYVAGLSAGGAMADVLGHCYPDVFAAVGVHSGLPHGAAQDVTSALSAMRTGPARASASTTATRPPTIVFHGDADTTVHASNGLAILAGATPGEVKEGQSPSGRRFTRTLYPASKACGDSEHWRLHGTGHAWSGGSANGSYTQPEGVDASREMLRFFLGHRLGEKREGGQPA; encoded by the coding sequence ATGAATCCACTTTTCGCAGGCCTGATGGACAAGGCCGCCCATCTCACGCGCCACGGGCGCCTGGCCGAAGCCACCGAGGCCATTCAGCGCGCACTGCGCAGCGGTGCAGCGCCGCAGCCCCCGGCGCCCGAAGGACCGAACCCGCCCAAGGCCGACGCGGACATCATCGAGGTCGAAGCCCGGGTGATCGACGTGGAGCGCCCGAAGCAGTCGCCCCGGCCGGCAGAGCGCACCGAACAATGGGCGAGGGGCACCTTTTCGCACCAGGGCCGCACCATCGACTACATGCTTTTCGTCCCCGGGCCAGCCGCGGAGCAGCGCGAGACGCCGCAGCCGCTGGTCGTGATGCTTCACGGGTGCACCCAGAACGCGGCCGACTTCGCGGCCGGCACGCGCATGAACGAGCACGCACGTGCCTGCGGCGCGATGGTGCTCTATCCCGAACAGGCGCAAAGGGCCAATGGGCAGAAGTGCTGGAACTGGTTCAAGTCCCAGCACCAGCAACGCGGCCGCGGCGAACCCGCGCTGTTGGCTGCGCTGACCCAACACATCACGCAGCAGCAGCACGCAGACCCTCGCAGGGTCTACGTGGCGGGCCTGTCCGCAGGCGGCGCAATGGCCGATGTCCTGGGCCATTGCTATCCCGATGTCTTCGCCGCCGTGGGCGTGCATTCAGGTCTTCCACACGGTGCCGCGCAGGACGTGACATCGGCGCTGAGCGCGATGCGAACAGGCCCGGCGCGGGCCTCGGCCAGTACAACCGCAACGCGGCCACCGACCATCGTTTTTCATGGCGACGCGGACACCACCGTTCATGCCAGCAACGGGCTCGCCATCCTCGCGGGGGCGACCCCGGGCGAAGTCAAGGAAGGCCAGTCGCCCTCAGGCCGGCGCTTCACGCGAACGCTCTATCCCGCGTCGAAGGCCTGCGGAGATTCCGAGCATTGGCGTCTCCACGGCACGGGCCATGCGTGGTCGGGTGGAAGTGCGAACGGCAGTTATACGCAGCCCGAAGGCGTGGACGCGAGCCGGGAGATGCTGCGGTTCTTTCTTGGGCATCGGTTGGGCGAGAAGCGCGAGGGCGGGCAGCCTGCATAG
- a CDS encoding CopG family transcriptional regulator, with the protein MGFVDLGNIDLLVAEGFYSNRTDFIRTAIRTHLSTHADVLRQAVTRKMLVLGLQSFSVADLEAARAAGEKLQIRVLGLAVIDPAVSPALASATIDSLTVLGALHASPAVKAALAGRIR; encoded by the coding sequence ATGGGCTTCGTCGACCTGGGCAACATCGACCTGCTCGTGGCGGAGGGCTTCTATTCGAACCGCACGGACTTCATTCGCACGGCCATCCGAACCCATCTGTCGACCCATGCCGACGTGCTGCGCCAGGCCGTGACACGCAAGATGCTGGTGCTGGGCCTGCAGAGTTTTTCGGTCGCAGACCTCGAGGCCGCCCGCGCCGCCGGCGAGAAGCTGCAGATCCGGGTGCTTGGCCTTGCGGTCATCGATCCGGCTGTCAGTCCCGCGCTCGCCAGCGCGACCATCGATTCGCTGACCGTGCTCGGTGCGCTTCACGCCTCGCCCGCCGTCAAGGCGGCGCTGGCAGGGCGCATCCGCTAG
- a CDS encoding sensor histidine kinase — translation MRLSQFIKDNIELILVEWEMFARTMIPPAETMSVAELRDHAHEILLAIAGEMESSQSEEEREAKSKGLAEPGIKATFAAVHGTLRQRVGFDLSQLGAEYRALRASVLRLWMTHVGTVDAAVLEEVVRFNEGIDQGLAEAMLTYSEHMASSRDTFLAVLGHDLRSPLGALNSCVHLLGHVVDGKPNERALRIAKQSIASISEMITDLLEYTRTRLGRGIEVTPQHGDFSLLCEHAFDQVCAAYPLRKLEADIAPAVALDMDAARMRQVLSNLLNNAVQHGDPAFPVMLAVHVQGQDAILTVKNRGTPIPADSMQVIFNPLVQVVSKESEPHERPATSLGLGLFIAREIVKGHGGTITVSSSAEEGTSFVVRLPR, via the coding sequence ATGCGCCTCAGCCAATTCATCAAAGACAACATCGAACTGATCTTGGTGGAGTGGGAGATGTTCGCGCGCACCATGATTCCCCCCGCGGAGACGATGTCGGTTGCCGAACTGCGCGATCACGCGCATGAGATCCTCCTGGCGATCGCCGGGGAGATGGAATCGAGCCAGTCCGAAGAAGAGCGCGAGGCAAAGTCCAAGGGCCTTGCCGAGCCGGGCATCAAGGCGACGTTTGCCGCCGTTCATGGAACATTGCGCCAGCGCGTCGGCTTTGACCTGAGTCAACTCGGTGCCGAGTACCGCGCCCTGCGTGCGTCGGTGCTGCGCCTGTGGATGACCCATGTCGGCACGGTCGACGCGGCGGTGCTCGAAGAAGTCGTCCGGTTCAATGAAGGGATCGACCAAGGCCTTGCCGAAGCCATGCTCACCTACTCGGAACACATGGCCAGCTCACGGGACACCTTTCTTGCGGTGCTTGGGCACGATCTTCGCAGCCCGCTGGGCGCGCTCAACTCCTGCGTGCATCTGCTGGGCCACGTTGTCGATGGCAAGCCCAATGAACGCGCGCTACGTATCGCCAAGCAGAGCATCGCGTCGATCAGCGAGATGATCACCGATCTGCTCGAATACACCCGCACCCGGCTCGGGCGCGGGATCGAGGTCACGCCACAGCATGGCGATTTCAGCCTGTTGTGCGAACACGCCTTCGATCAGGTCTGCGCCGCCTACCCATTGCGCAAACTGGAGGCCGACATTGCGCCTGCGGTGGCACTGGACATGGACGCAGCGCGCATGCGCCAGGTTCTGAGCAATCTTCTGAACAACGCCGTGCAGCACGGTGACCCCGCCTTTCCGGTGATGCTGGCGGTTCATGTCCAGGGGCAGGATGCGATCCTGACTGTCAAGAACCGTGGCACGCCGATTCCGGCCGACTCGATGCAGGTGATCTTCAACCCGCTCGTGCAGGTGGTGTCCAAGGAATCAGAGCCCCACGAGCGCCCTGCCACGAGCCTGGGCTTGGGCTTGTTCATCGCCCGGGAAATCGTGAAAGGCCACGGCGGCACGATCACCGTGTCGTCCTCGGCGGAGGAAGGAACGTCCTTCGTGGTGCGACTGCCGCGCTGA
- a CDS encoding class I SAM-dependent methyltransferase — translation MPNFSSDWFSGNIPAWTGFFHRWQESPRTAIEIGSYEGRSSVWLLENALAHPESKLFCVDVFADAEAPDSYWSRFKQNVVDSEHGSKVEVHRGYSFDFLSHFVVSGRKVDFVYVDGSHRAADVLEDLILAFRVLKPGGLLICDDYLGGAGKGHELTLGSPKIAVDAFTTIYRDRLEIIPGQPLYQLAMKKHGDRNDDDPASRGLGD, via the coding sequence GTGCCGAATTTCAGTAGCGATTGGTTCAGTGGAAATATTCCGGCCTGGACGGGCTTCTTTCATCGATGGCAGGAGAGCCCCCGGACCGCAATCGAAATCGGTTCGTATGAAGGGCGCTCGTCCGTTTGGCTTCTTGAGAACGCGCTCGCTCACCCAGAAAGCAAGCTGTTCTGCGTCGACGTTTTCGCGGATGCCGAGGCCCCCGACAGCTATTGGTCCCGCTTCAAGCAGAACGTCGTCGACTCGGAGCACGGAAGCAAGGTGGAGGTCCATCGGGGCTACTCGTTCGACTTTCTTTCTCACTTTGTCGTGAGTGGCCGCAAGGTCGATTTCGTCTATGTGGACGGCTCCCATCGCGCGGCCGACGTGCTCGAAGACCTGATCCTCGCGTTTCGCGTGCTCAAGCCCGGCGGTCTCCTGATCTGCGACGACTATCTGGGCGGCGCCGGCAAGGGACACGAGCTGACACTCGGTTCGCCAAAGATCGCCGTCGATGCATTCACCACCATCTACAGAGACCGCCTCGAAATCATTCCGGGCCAGCCGCTCTATCAGCTTGCAATGAAAAAGCACGGCGACCGGAATGACGACGATCCCGCGTCGCGAGGCCTGGGGGATTGA
- a CDS encoding OmpA family protein, translated as MNTAAFNSTTATTATALVLLLLAGCSSLHDERYSWCQAQDCRPAPVVTQAPKPVPPQPVPRPAPRRVTLSADALFAFDRSGPADILPRGRIELDRLAQQLRAEGVEVQSLVITGHADRLGSAAYNEQLALRRAATVRDYLQGAGLAMPMQVRSMGEREPVTTGCKGTARSPALVACLQPDRRVVVDILGQAPGQ; from the coding sequence ATGAACACAGCAGCATTCAACTCCACGACAGCCACCACGGCCACCGCCCTGGTCCTTCTTCTCCTGGCGGGCTGCTCCAGCCTGCACGACGAGCGCTACAGCTGGTGCCAGGCGCAGGACTGCCGGCCCGCGCCGGTGGTCACGCAGGCGCCCAAGCCCGTGCCGCCACAGCCCGTGCCCCGGCCCGCCCCCCGGCGCGTCACGCTCAGCGCCGATGCGCTGTTCGCCTTCGACCGCTCGGGCCCGGCGGACATCCTGCCCCGGGGCCGCATCGAGCTGGACCGGCTGGCGCAGCAGCTGCGCGCCGAGGGCGTCGAGGTGCAGAGCCTCGTGATCACCGGCCATGCCGACCGGCTGGGCAGCGCCGCCTACAACGAGCAGCTGGCGCTGCGCCGCGCGGCGACCGTGCGCGATTACCTGCAGGGCGCAGGTCTCGCGATGCCGATGCAGGTGCGCTCCATGGGCGAGCGCGAGCCGGTGACCACCGGCTGCAAGGGCACCGCAAGATCGCCCGCGCTGGTGGCCTGCCTGCAGCCGGACCGCAGGGTGGTGGTGGATATCCTGGGGCAGGCGCCAGGCCAGTAG